One Myxococcales bacterium genomic region harbors:
- a CDS encoding RHS repeat-associated core domain-containing protein, with protein MDAIGPARVRYHLTTPQGSTALELDAAGALISYEEYLPHGGSAFIAGDDVREVARRDVRYAGKERDRATGLDAYPQRYYAPWLGRWLSCDPIGPKDGLNLYAFVGGDPIGMV; from the coding sequence GTGGACGCCATCGGCCCCGCCCGCGTGCGCTACCACCTGACGACGCCGCAGGGCTCGACCGCGCTCGAGCTCGACGCCGCCGGCGCGCTGATCTCGTACGAGGAGTACCTGCCCCACGGCGGCAGCGCCTTCATCGCCGGCGACGACGTCCGCGAGGTCGCCCGGCGGGACGTCCGCTACGCCGGCAAGGAGCGCGACCGCGCCACCGGCCTGGATGCGTACCCGCAGCGGTACTACGCCCCGTGGCTCGGCCGGTGGCTGTCGTGCGATCCGATCGGGCCCAAGGACGGGCTGAACCTGTACGCGTTCGTCGGCGGCGACCCGATCGGGATGGTGGA